In Macadamia integrifolia cultivar HAES 741 chromosome 12, SCU_Mint_v3, whole genome shotgun sequence, the following are encoded in one genomic region:
- the LOC122057040 gene encoding palmitoyl-acyl carrier protein thioesterase, chloroplastic-like, whose protein sequence is MAPEDTPSRIYRSSDTIVSVVIFSFKMATTNAGTTLLLPSPASTPAKRTTRMMLGRKADSLGTHGMKLSSSSSSSSSAAAARATSTKDGVGTILKMEADKLWKLLDRKEREEPMVMVADPFALGEVGKDRRIFCENFTIRSYDMGPNRTATIETLMNLLQETALNHIRSMGILKDGLGSTPAMSGRSLIWVLSKMHIVVDHYPSWGDDVEVNNWFIASEKNGQRTDWMIRDRKTGRSLARATSTFLTMNKETRKLSKIPEEVRREMETICMECSPIPIPDDHENSSASIAKFDCNRMDGVRTGLTPRWNDLDSNQHVNNVKYIGLMLESVPISMLKSHEICEMKIEYRRECRVDNALQSQTSSSEATDEYSVGAGKGGHHECFHFLRFENGAVVAKGRTKWRAK, encoded by the exons ATGGCACCAGAAGATACACCTTCAAGGATTTACAGAAGTTCAGATACAATAGTAAGTGTTGTAATTTTCAGCTTTAAGATGGCTACCACCAACGCTGGCACCACATTGCTTTTGCCATCTCCGGCATCTACTCCGGCGAAGAGAACTACAAGGATGATGCTTGGAAGAAAAGCCGATTCTTTGGGCACTCATGGAATGAAgttgtcgtcgtcgtcgtcgtcttcttcttctgctgctgcaGCTAGAGCGACTTCCACAAAAGATGGGGTTGGGACAATCTTGAAGATGGAAGCTGACAAGCTTTGGAAGCTACTTGacagaaaggagagagaagagccCATGGTTATGGTTGCTGACCCATTTGCTCTTGGAGAGGTTGGGAAGGACAGGCGTATTTTCTGTGAGAATTTCACTATTAGATCTTATGATATGGGCCCTAATCGCACAGCAACCATAGAGACGTTAATGAATCTTTTAcag GAAACAGCTCTAAATCATATTAGAAGTATGGGGATTCTAAAAGATGGCTTGGGTTCAACACCAGCGATGAGTGGAAGGAGCCTGATATGGGTGCTCTCTAAGATGCATATTGTTGTGGATCACTATCCTTCTTG GGGTGACGATGTAGAAGTTAATAATTGGTTTATTGCATCCGAAAAGAATGGCCAGCGAACTGATTGGATGATTCGTGATCGGAAAACCGGCAGAAGCCTCGCGCGAGCTACCAG TACATTCCTAACGATgaataaagaaacaagaaaactaTCTAAAATTCCAGAGGAGGTCAGAAGAGAAATGGAAACTATTTGCATGGAGTGTTCTCCTATTCCTATCCCAGATGATCATGAGAATAGTAGTGCATCAATAGCAAAGTTCGATTGCAACAGAATGGATGGTGTTCGAACTGGTCTAACT CCTCGCTGGAATGATTTGGATTCCAATCAGCACGTTAACAATGTGAAATACATTGGGTTGATGCTTGAG AGTGTTCCCATCTCAATGTTGAAGAGCCATGAGATTTGTGAGATGAAAATAGAGTACAGGAGGGAGTGTAGGGTGGATAATGCATTACAGTCCCAGACTTCTTCTAGTGAAGCAACTGATGAGTATTCGGTGGGTGCTGGCAAAGGAGGTCATCATGAGTGCTTCCACTTTCTGCGTTTTGAGAATGGAGCTGTGGTTGCCAAAGGAAGGACCAAGTGGAGAGCTAAATAA